In Gymnogyps californianus isolate 813 chromosome 1, ASM1813914v2, whole genome shotgun sequence, the following are encoded in one genomic region:
- the LOC127024578 gene encoding hemoglobin subunit beta-like, whose product MVHWSAEEKQLITGLWGKVNVAECGAEALARLLIVYPWTQRFFASFGNLSSPTAIIGNPMVRAHGKKVLTSFGEAVKNLDNIKKCFAQLSKLHCDKLHVDPENFRLLGDILIIVLAAHFGKDFTPACQAAWQKMVRVVAHALAHEYH is encoded by the exons ATGGTGCACTGGTCAGCTGAAGAGAAGCAGCTCATCACCGGCCTCTGGGGCAAGGTCAATGTGGCCGAATGCGGTGCCGAGGCCCTGGCCAG GCTGCTGATCGTCTACCCCTGGACCCAGAGGTTCTTCGCTTCCTTCGGGAACCTCTCCAGCCCCACCGCCATCATCGGCAACCCCATGGTCCGTGCCCACGGCAAGAAAGTGCTCACCTCCTTCGGGGAAGCCGTCAAGAACCTGGACAACATCAAGAAATGTTTTGCTCAGCTGAGCAAACTCCACTGCGACAAGCTGCACGTGGACCCCGAGAACTTCAGG CTCCTGGGTGACATCCTCATCATTGTCCTGGCCGCCCACTTCGGTAAGGACTTCACCCCCGCCTGCCAGGCCGCCTGGCAGAAGATGGTCCGTGTGGTGGCCCACGCGCTGGCCCACGAGTACCACTGA